The following proteins are co-located in the Pomacea canaliculata isolate SZHN2017 linkage group LG10, ASM307304v1, whole genome shotgun sequence genome:
- the LOC112574404 gene encoding intraflagellar transport protein 25 homolog: MLDYASVKEGAQIVLSTSSDENHPPENIIDGLDETFWATTGLYPQEVIIRFKSPINISSVAISCFNVQKIALEGSEQDNSDKFVLLSEQEFDRDDHHKQNEEIRVEGNKQVHCLRLLITSGYDHFVAVYNVKVNGRG, encoded by the exons ATGCTTGATTATGCCTCTGTCAAGGAAGGCGCACAGATAGTGCTTTCCACGTCCAGCGATGAAAATCATCCGCCAGAAAATATTATCGAtgg ACTTGACGAAACTTTCTGGGCCACAACTGGTTTGTATCCACAAGAAGTGATCATTCGCTTCAAGTCTCCCATTAACATCTCAAGCGTAGCGATTTCGTGCTTCAATG TTCAAAAGATTGCGCTGGAAGGAAGTGAACAGGATAATTCAGACAAGTTTGTGCTTCTGTCAGAGCAAG AGTTTGACAGGGATGACCATCACAAACAGAATGAGGAGATAAGAGTTGAAGGAAACAAACAAGTTCACTGCTTGCGCTTACTCATCACCTCTGGTTATGACCATTTTGTGGCTGTCTACAATGTTAAAGTAAATGGACGGGGTTAA